GAGTGACCCGAAGACGGCGAAATGTTTCTTCGCTTTGAGTTGCACGCTATTCCGCCGTATAAGTGCGCCAGCTCCAAGCGGCACTGCGCTTCACGCGTTCTGTCGGCAAGACACGACCGGGAAAGATAATGCTCCAGACCTTCCTTCAGGGATTCGCCGTCTACTTCATCATCTGGTGGATGACGCTGTTCGCCGTTCTACCGATCGGCCTGCGCACGCAGGCGGAAGACGACGATATCGTGCTCGGCACCGTGCCAAGCGCACCCACCCGCTTTCGTGCCGCCTTCGTCTTTTCGCTGACGACGCTGATCTCGGCGCTGATCTATGGCATCTGGTATGTCTGCGACACTTATTTCGGCTGGGGCTTTGACGCCCTTCCACAACTCGGGCCTAGCTTCTATTGAAATAGCTTTTGCTCAAACTTTGAGCATATGCAAATATTATCATGAAATCCAGTTCGCATATTGGCGTCATGCTGGCGCGTCAGAGAGCTCGCCTTACGGAATGAGGGCCTCACCTTACGGAAGCGGTCTGGAGTTTGAAGGGGAGGAGAAGGCGAAAAACCAAAAAAAAACAAGGCTAAAAGCCTTGTTTTAAGTATCGCGTGATCTGTAACCGTTGCCGGGGCTGCGACGAGCGCGCCTAAGATCTGATCCTCCCAAGACTTGACCGCGAAATGGCAAGAATTAACTTCCTTGCCTGTTTTGTGAGCTAAAACTAGCCCAAACATTGGGCTTTGTCATTAGCTTTTTTTGCATTTTTGCTACACACCAGCAAAATTTTTCTGTTGACAAGATTTTCGTTCAAGTCCTTATAAATACGCGCTTTTTCACGCCCTTTCATTTTGCGCGTGCGAACATGCGTGTCCGCGAGGCGGCCGACGGCAGTTGCGGGTTTCCTTCCCGCCGCGAAGCGGCTATGAACGCTCCCACATTCACAATGTATCTTCGATTCCGCTCGCCTGCGGGATCTCAACTGCTTCGGAATCGCCATGCGTCTGTCTCGCTACTTCATGCCCATCCTTAAGGAAAACCCCAAGGAGGCGGAAATCGTCTCCCACCGGTTAATGCTGCGCGCCGGCATGATCCGCCAGCAGTCTCAGGGCATCTATTCCTGGTTGCCGCTCGGCAAGCGTGTGCTCGACAAGGTCAACGCCATTATCCGCGAGGAGCAGAACCGAGCCGGCGCCATCGAGCTGTCCATGCCGACCCTGCAATCGGCAGAGCTCTGGCAGGAAAGCGGCCGCTACGATGCCTACGGCAAGGAGATGCTGCGCATCAAGGACCGTCAGGACCGGCCGATGCTCTACGGCCCCACCAACGAGGAGATGGTGACGGATATTTTCCGTTCGTCCGTCAAGTCCTACAAGGACCTGCCGCTTAACCTCTATCACATCCAGCTGAAGTTCCGTGACGAGATCCGCCCGCGCTTCGGCACCATGCGCTCGCGCGAGTTCATGATGAAGGACGCTTATTCCTTCGATCTGACGCGCGAAGGGGCCGAGCATTCCTACAACAAGATGTTCGCCGCCTATCTCAGAACCTTCGAGCGGCTCGGCCTGCGCGCCATCCCGATGCGTGCCGATACCGGCCCGATCGGCGGCAATCTGAGCCATGAATTCATCATTCTCGCCGATACCGGCGAATCCGAGGTCTTCTGCCATAAGGACTTCGTTGGTTTCGATATTCCCGGCGAAAACACCGATTTCGACAGCGTCGAAGGCCTGAAGGCGATCTTCGAC
This DNA window, taken from Rhizobium etli CFN 42, encodes the following:
- a CDS encoding DUF1467 family protein; the protein is MLQTFLQGFAVYFIIWWMTLFAVLPIGLRTQAEDDDIVLGTVPSAPTRFRAAFVFSLTTLISALIYGIWYVCDTYFGWGFDALPQLGPSFY
- the proS gene encoding proline--tRNA ligase, producing MRLSRYFMPILKENPKEAEIVSHRLMLRAGMIRQQSQGIYSWLPLGKRVLDKVNAIIREEQNRAGAIELSMPTLQSAELWQESGRYDAYGKEMLRIKDRQDRPMLYGPTNEEMVTDIFRSSVKSYKDLPLNLYHIQLKFRDEIRPRFGTMRSREFMMKDAYSFDLTREGAEHSYNKMFAAYLRTFERLGLRAIPMRADTGPIGGNLSHEFIILADTGESEVFCHKDFVGFDIPGENTDFDSVEGLKAIFDKWTSLYAATSEMHDEAAFNAVPEGDRLSARGIEVGHIFYFGTKYSEPMGAKVQGPDGKEHFVHMGSYGIGPTRLVPAIIEASHDDNGIIWPASVAPFDVVVINMKVGDQACDDTCELIYAALKKAGKDVLYDDTDDRAGTKFATADLIGVPVQIIAGPRAVANGEVEVKDRKTGARETMTIEAAINRFVA